One stretch of Planococcus sp. PAMC 21323 DNA includes these proteins:
- a CDS encoding S-layer homology domain-containing protein, translated as MFSSFLTPANAIVLFDDVNADHPFAFEIAYLYEEGIINGYPDGTFRPNDPVTRAHAIAMIGRAIYLDDTARSTGFKDVPSSHPFSGYIASAAEKEIIFGFPNKYFRPDWTVTRGQTAAMLDRAFYFPTAPDNMFKDMKKKHFAFDAVSRLAHYGVARGYPDNTFRPDTPVTRAQFAAFLARAVDPVFIPEKQKLLSTANKILAELKAKDFADVATYTSSADGLTFCPYSGGCLDNGGVTFTKAQLPNFMTNPNDYLWGYEDGSGFEINLTPAEYYDQYLMNATYTDKDRYGRTTQPTAHEFIHQLYPEAMIVEYHYPGTEQYDGMDWQSLSMVFEKNTSGQWILVAIINDRWTI; from the coding sequence CTTTATGAAGAGGGCATCATTAATGGTTATCCTGATGGTACCTTCAGACCAAATGATCCTGTCACTCGTGCCCATGCTATTGCAATGATCGGACGAGCTATTTATTTAGACGACACAGCTCGCTCTACCGGCTTTAAAGATGTTCCTTCAAGTCATCCGTTTTCCGGTTACATTGCTTCGGCTGCTGAAAAGGAAATCATTTTTGGTTTCCCGAATAAGTATTTCCGTCCTGATTGGACGGTTACTCGTGGTCAGACTGCCGCTATGCTAGACAGAGCTTTCTATTTCCCAACAGCACCAGACAATATGTTCAAGGATATGAAGAAAAAGCATTTTGCATTTGATGCTGTGTCTAGACTCGCTCATTATGGCGTTGCACGTGGTTATCCAGATAACACGTTCCGACCTGACACACCAGTAACTCGTGCCCAATTTGCTGCATTTTTGGCTCGCGCCGTTGATCCTGTGTTTATCCCAGAAAAGCAGAAACTGCTTTCTACAGCCAACAAAATTTTAGCGGAGCTAAAAGCAAAGGACTTTGCTGATGTAGCCACTTATACAAGTTCTGCAGACGGATTGACCTTCTGTCCGTACAGTGGAGGATGTCTCGATAACGGCGGTGTTACTTTTACTAAAGCACAACTTCCAAACTTCATGACTAACCCCAATGATTATTTATGGGGATACGAAGACGGTAGCGGTTTTGAAATCAACTTAACGCCTGCCGAGTACTATGATCAATACTTGATGAATGCCACTTATACCGACAAAGATCGGTATGGAAGAACGACTCAACCAACCGCTCATGAGTTTATCCACCAACTCTATCCCGAAGCGATGATTGTTGAATACCATTATCCAGGTACCGAACAGTACGATGGAATGGATTGGCAAAGCCTGAGTATGGTATTCGAGAAAAACACTAGCGGACAGTGGATTTTAGTCGCGATTATTAATGATCGCTGGACCATTTAA
- a CDS encoding DUF1836 domain-containing protein gives MENANKLIDEMAFHNQVLPEDIPKIDLYIDQVIQLFESSFAETKRQPDEKILTKTMINNYAKGKLFYPIQNKKYSRDHIMLISLIYQMKSTLSINDVKRVLEGINERAEQKEIDLEQFYQHYLNLQQNNIELFRTGLTQQAEDAAAKIADVEESEELERVLLIASLVHTSNLYRRAAEKLVDEMVEGSNS, from the coding sequence ATGGAGAATGCAAATAAACTTATCGATGAAATGGCTTTTCACAATCAAGTTTTACCAGAAGACATTCCGAAAATTGATTTGTATATTGATCAAGTGATTCAGTTGTTTGAATCTAGTTTCGCTGAAACAAAGCGACAGCCAGATGAAAAAATTCTTACGAAAACAATGATTAATAATTACGCAAAAGGCAAGTTGTTTTATCCGATTCAGAATAAAAAGTATAGTCGTGATCACATTATGCTAATCAGTTTGATTTATCAGATGAAAAGCACGTTATCAATCAATGATGTGAAGCGGGTATTAGAAGGTATAAATGAAAGAGCAGAGCAAAAAGAGATTGATCTTGAACAATTCTATCAACACTATCTAAACCTTCAGCAAAATAATATAGAACTTTTTAGAACCGGCTTAACGCAACAAGCAGAAGATGCTGCCGCAAAAATCGCAGATGTTGAGGAATCTGAAGAATTGGAGCGAGTTTTGTTAATTGCATCACTAGTGCATACGAGCAATCTTTACCGGAGAGCCGCAGAGAAACTGGTTGATGAAATGGTGGAAGGGAGCAACTCGTAA
- a CDS encoding YaiI/YqxD family protein: MGKILIDADGCPVVSQTIELAKVYQLPVVLICDTSHEMHREGAETITVSKGADAVDFVLVNRVKKGDIVVTQDYGLAAMVLAKRGVPIDQNGRVYSDENIEQLLHGRHVAKKIRQGGGRMKGPKKRQPEDNEKFQAALTQLLIQAKEKEEMPGT; the protein is encoded by the coding sequence ATGGGGAAAATTTTAATTGATGCAGATGGTTGTCCCGTTGTGTCACAAACAATTGAGTTGGCGAAAGTTTATCAATTGCCGGTGGTTTTAATTTGTGACACTTCTCATGAAATGCATCGAGAGGGTGCAGAGACTATAACGGTATCCAAAGGGGCTGATGCTGTAGATTTCGTTCTTGTAAACCGAGTAAAAAAAGGCGATATAGTGGTCACACAAGACTATGGACTTGCAGCAATGGTACTTGCCAAACGCGGAGTTCCAATCGATCAAAACGGTCGCGTATATTCGGATGAGAACATTGAACAATTGCTTCATGGGCGTCATGTTGCGAAAAAGATTCGCCAAGGCGGGGGTAGGATGAAGGGACCGAAAAAACGACAACCTGAAGATAATGAAAAATTCCAAGCGGCTTTAACTCAATTATTGATACAAGCGAAAGAAAAAGAAGAAATGCCTGGCACATAA
- the trhA gene encoding PAQR family membrane homeostasis protein TrhA, translating into MNTYIREPFNALSHLVGALLSLAALLAMVIKTAYAGQPALHVAAVSIFGISLIFLYSASTIYHSALSQPYIIAFLRKLDHSMIFALIAGSYAPFCLIALGGTLGWTLFTLVTILGLSGIFFKMVWFHSPRWLSTAIYIAMGWIIIFAVVPLADSLSLTGLLLLVAGGVSYTVGGIIYGIKPNFLSSKYLGFHEIFHLFILFGSLCHFLSVYFYVL; encoded by the coding sequence ATGAACACATACATCCGAGAACCATTTAACGCTTTGTCACATTTAGTAGGTGCCTTATTGTCTTTAGCCGCCTTATTAGCAATGGTCATCAAGACGGCCTATGCCGGACAACCTGCCTTACACGTAGCAGCTGTTTCTATTTTTGGTATTAGCTTAATCTTTTTATATAGCGCTTCAACCATTTACCATTCCGCCCTTTCTCAACCTTATATTATTGCCTTTTTACGAAAACTCGATCACTCCATGATTTTCGCTTTAATCGCAGGATCTTATGCCCCTTTTTGTCTTATTGCGCTCGGGGGAACACTCGGTTGGACCTTGTTTACACTTGTCACTATTCTAGGTCTCAGCGGCATTTTCTTTAAAATGGTTTGGTTTCATTCACCAAGATGGCTGTCTACTGCGATTTATATCGCGATGGGCTGGATTATCATTTTTGCAGTTGTTCCTTTAGCAGACAGTCTTTCTTTAACAGGTTTGCTTTTACTTGTTGCTGGTGGTGTTTCTTATACAGTTGGCGGTATTATTTATGGAATCAAACCAAACTTCCTATCTTCTAAATACTTAGGGTTTCACGAAATTTTCCATCTCTTCATTCTCTTCGGTAGTCTATGTCACTTCTTATCTGTTTACTTTTATGTACTATAA